The following coding sequences lie in one Fusarium poae strain DAOMC 252244 chromosome 1, whole genome shotgun sequence genomic window:
- a CDS encoding hypothetical protein (BUSCO:31079at5125), with product MVLRRSIHSQKVTDDEIATLARLHQHPLSLADLVRHGRPPLSSESLLSSANFALSLLPVRLAHRIQALRNLPYIVVANPNISRIYNNYLHSLSILLPYWHATREGRPISTLEDEVHFTNVLAELVATHTDTIPILAKGFLECRRYISPEEVTRFLDQHLRARIGTRLIAEQHIALHFSSQPHFDPSASPTPCPEHPSYIGVIDTALRPAQIVESCAGFVADICELRYGVRPLLYIRGEPDTTFAFVPMHLEYIVTELLKNAFRATIENRSNEPIIVTIAPEPASPKDSSTSAPSLPAENKQNDTNTDTIRPLDDNAPGVTIRIRDRGGGIPPEVTPNIWSYSFTTFSDDVDDFPGDANGNDGGLSAISTASTGGSSIAGLGYGLPLSRAYAEYFGGGIAVQSLYGWGTDVYLRLKGVGNLDKQ from the exons ATGGTACTAAGACGGAGTATACATTCTCAAAAAGTAACGGATGATGAAATTGCGACTCTTGCTCGTCTACATCAACATCCACTATCCCTGGCGGACTTGGTGAG ACACGGCCGTCCACCTCTTTCGTCCGAATCTCTCCTCTCTTCCGCCAACTTCGCACTCTCCCTCCTCCCAGTGCGCCTCGCCCACCGTATCCAAGCTCTACGCAACCTCCCCTACATCGTCGTCGCGAACCCAAACATCTCCCGAATCTACAACAATTACCTCCACTCTCTATCCATCCTCCTCCCCTACTGGCACGCGACCCGCGAGGGACGACCAATCTCGACCCTCGAGGATGAAGTACACTTCACCAATGTCTTAGCCGAGCTCGTGGCGACGCACACGGATACGATCCCCATTCTCGCTAAAGGCTTTCTCGAATGTCGGCGATACATATCTCCCGAGGAGGTAACTCGATTCCTCGACCAGCACCTCCGCGCTCGAATTGGTACACGACTTATCGCAGAACAACATATCGCACTGCACTTTAGTTCCCAGCCGCATTTCGACCCGAGTGCCAGTCCAACACCATGCCCTGAGCATCCTTCATATATCGGAGTTATTGACACAGCTCTTCGCCCAGCGCAAATAGTGGAATCATGCGCTGGTTTTGTCGCCGACATCTGTGAGCTACGTTATGGCGTGCGACCTCTACTATACATCCGCGGTGAACCGGACACGACGTTTGCATTCGTGCCTATGCATCTCGAATACATTGTCACCGAACTTCTCAAGAACGCCTTTCGAGCTACAATCGAGAACAGATCCAACGAACCCATAATCGTCACCATCGCTCCAGAGCCGGCTTCGCCTAAAGATTCTTCGACGTCTGCTCCAAGTCTACCTGCCGAGAACAAACAAAACGATACGAATACAGACACCATACGCCCTCTCGATGACAATGCTCCAGGTGTCACAATCCGTATTCGCGATCGCGGTGGTGGCATCCCGCCAGAGGTCACCCCCAATATTTGGTCATACTCGTTTACAACTTTCTCCGACGACGTCGACGATTTCCCTGGGGACGCCAACGGCAATGATGGTGGGCTCAGCGCCATATCCACTGCTAGCACTGGCGGCAGCTCCATCGCTGGTCTTGGCTACGGACTGCCTCTAAGCAGGGCTTATGCGGAATACTTTGGTGGGGGGATTGCGGTACAGAGCTTGTATGGGTGGGGAACAGATGTGTACTTGCGATTGAAGGGCGTGGGAAATTTGGATAAGCAGTAG
- a CDS encoding hypothetical protein (TransMembrane:6 (o741-758i778-798o1047-1068i1438-1465o1471-1492i1499-1522o)~BUSCO:522at5125~CAZy:GT2_Chitin_synth_2) yields the protein MARRMSMYSMASEAMGGPQAPQQMSTTTLLNAIHNIYLSSQPYQLDAGTSLVVNTWLTAAQAGATVDATLAARAWEHARRRAEDGCVILGSLHQATPSLLVPFLNTFPFAIPASIYKSLEAVQPFLRCVTPYNASAPRHIALGVTLTLSLGGSVTGATLALSQGGIDTENGLLNVPAEAGYRAFDVFYYLLTSASTPAEREFLGLKAPSAYALLARSGTYEPPSYLITADDGAAADDFRQALKEIGIKGSAHRNFISTLAGLLKLGNTLDYDADSDDFEEICEDVSGLLGMEPEVLMQQLSTEDRRTLVAGLYEALVDWVISKANAAIAAQMLRIRDGDESVDGRGVRTPNENEDGDTVSITVVEVPEPALGRALAMRTIFDDTLGINAEMIEDGVEIHPASSSVVREMQQAVADVAPDLGIMTGPQGRDRQHDMEKREVILEKAAYASEEDSFLKKLLFPVEGQGINLGRAGRFDLPGLLSASRAWFHLSLHPTDDSPANLATLPAITSAWSAGTISRQLRSWRLPEWANRRNRSLDYTADFDVDEFVGRYGALGCKDGKDGIETWMLERGWSNGEVFIGKERIWVREGPWWEAESMLDIKPAHSLQSMGQNPFTSGFDTSYSANPPNGSGFFPAPAMDNSLNGSNDHLMHTRNFSQGNMSQATFNQHPHLNPQSAPSIAPSAMRSGPPAAGDYGLGNKGDTYKGQVFYNEDGDFTGMLDGELAKDKKIETKPLTFGRRAWIGFVWALTFWIPSPLLKFIGRMRRPDVRMAWREKFVLFFIILLLNGMIIFWIIGFGKLLCPNADKAWNVKEVAGHAEDEDAFWVAIFGKVYDITDFWRQQHSDTSIKTTKTNMLPLAGMVMDNYFMPPLNRACRGLGIKETVQLTYNETLTNPLAQHISGFYTRDRTSALNDPDWFWQKFQPKIKEYYHGDLVWKESTVKSQGEGSEQHPWAMYGNQVYDLTDYFNTLDVNDNFDTYKFLNQDMVNLWKNSPGTNIKNDLDSLIANAKNETVAANLKNSWTCIQNIAFKGITDFRDSPRCRVNNWLLLAFAIIICIVTAVKFLAALQFGSKRRPSPQDKFVICQVPVYTEGEDSLRKALDSLTALQYDNKRKLICVICDGVVVGQGNDRPTPKIVLDILGVDPKVDPPALPFKSVGNSAEQLNYGKVYSGLYEFEGNVVPYIVVVKVGKESEQSKSKPGNRGKRDSQILLMSFLNRVHHRAPMSPLELEMFHQVNNIIGVDPELYEYLLMVDADTCVEEDSLNRLVAACAHDAKIAGICGETALENDEKTWWTMIQVYEYFISHHLAKAFESLFGSVTCLPGCFTMYRLRSVDKGKPLIISDGVIKDYSVCDVDTLHKKNLLSLGEDRYLTTLMTKYFPEMSYKFIPDAQCKTAAPESWSVLLSQRRRWINSTIHNLVELMQLKELCGFCCFSMRFVVFIDLCGTIILPSTTVYIGYLIYILATGTGPIPYISLAMIAAVYGLQALIFILKRQWQHIGWMIIYILAFPIYSFILPLYSFWNQDNFSWGNTRIVIGEKGDKQVVAVDDEGFDPRSIPLQRWDDYAMANNLPGRRGGYQEKTDYSYGDNYELDEIKSVYSAGPQGSVLTGMPGRNTYMPPSPAFNNGRTSTMGFQESPMQHRQSMMSMGTGVQDMRSQSPYQDYPGQHPSVANLRGQVNLSPATGGGHSRSGTALGFSSGSRSPMPDAMRSQSSFDFQHGQGGPTDMAIVESIRSVLCEVDLDTVTKKQVRALVEQRLQTELVGERRTFMDRQIDHELENM from the exons ATGGCGAGACGAATGTCCATGTACTCGATGGCCTCTGAGGCTATGGGTGGTCCTCAAGCCCCCCAGCAGATGTCTACCACGACTCTCCTGAACGCCATCCACAACATCTACCTGTCTTCTCAACCCTATCAACTCGACGCCGGTACAAGTCTGGTCGTCAACACATGGCTCACCGCTGCTCAAGCTGGTGCTACTGTTGATGCTACGCTCGCTGCTCGAGCTTGGGAGCATGCTAGGCGTCGTGCTGAGGATGGCTGTGTGATTTTAGG TTCACTCCACCAGGCAACTCCCTCGCTTCTCGTGCCGTTCCTCAACACGTTTCCGTTTGCTATTCCCGCATCCATTTACAAGTCACTGGAGGCTGTACAACCGTTTCTCCGATGCGTCACTCCCTACAACGCTTCGGCTCCACGACATATCGCCCTCGGTGTTACACTGACATTGAGCTTGGGAGGAAGTGTTACAGGAGCTACTCTGGCCTTGTCGCAAGGCGGAATCGATACAGAAAATGGATTACTCAATGTTCCTGCCGAGGCTGGCTACCGTGCTTTTGACGTTTTCTACTACTTGCTCACATCCGCCTCGACACCCGCTGAGCGAGAGTTCCTAGGTCTTAAGGCACCTTCAGCGTATGCTCTCCTTGCTCGCTCAGGCACCTACGAGCCGCCATCCTACCTCATTACCGCTGATGACGGTGCTGCTGCCGACGACTTCCGCCAAGCACTTAAGGAGATTGGTATCAAGGGATCTGCCCATCGTAACTTCATCTCTACATTGGCTGGACTTCTCAAGCTTGGTAACACCCTCGACTACGATGCCGATTCCGACGATTTCGAGGAGATCTGCGAAGATGTCAGCGGTCTTCTTGGCATGGAACCCGAGGTTCTCATGCAGCAGTTGAGCACCGAAGATCGACGAACACTTGTCGCTGGCTTATACGAAGCTCTCGTTGACTGGGTCATTTCCAAGGCCAACGCTGCCATTGCCGCTCAGATGCTCCGCATCCGAGATGGCGACGAGTCTGTCGATGGCCGTGGCGTCCGTACTCCTAACGAAAACGAGGATGGTGACACTGTTTCTATCACCGTTGTTGAGGTTCCTGagcccgctctcggcagggcTTTGGCCATGCGAACTATTTTCGACGACACCCTGGGCATCAACGCTGAGATGATTGAGGATGGTGTCGAAATCCACCCAGCTTCATCTTCTGTTGTTCGTGAGATGCAGCAAGCCGTCGCTGACGTCGCACCTGATCTGGGTATCATGACCGGTCCTCAGGGCCGCGACCGACAGCATGATATGGAGAAGCGAGAAGTCATTCTGGAAAAGGCTGCCTATGCTTCTGAAGAAGATAGCTTCCTGAAGAAGTTGTTGTTCCCTGTCGAGGGTCAGGGTATCAATCTGGGCCGAGCCGGTCGCTTCGACCTCCCCGGTCTTCTGAGTGCCAGCCGTGCTTGGTTTCACCTTTCTCTGCACCCCACAGATGATTCTCCTGCCAACTTGGCTACGCTCCCTGCTATCACCTCCGCGTGGTCAGCTGGCACTATCTCTCGACAGCTTCGCTCTTGGCGACTTCCCGAATGGGCTAACCGTCGCAACCGAAGTCTCGACTACACAGCCGACTTTGATGTTGACGAGTTTGTTGGTCGTTACGGCGCATTAGGCTGTAAAGACGGCAAGGACGGAATTGAGACCTGGATGCTCGAGAGAGGATGGAGCAATGGTGAAGTTTTCATTGGCAAGGAGCGAATTTGGGTCCGCGAGGGCCCTTGGTGGGAGGCAGAGAGTATGCTTGATATCAAGCCCGCTCATAGTCTGCAAAGTATGGGTCAAAATCCATTTACATCCGGTTTTGACACAAGCTACTCAGCCAACCCACCCAACGGTAGCGGCTTCTTCCCTGCTCCCGCTATGGACAACAGCTTGAATGGCAGCAATGATCACCTCATGCATACCCGCAACTTTAGCCAAGGTAACATGAGCCAAGCTACCTTCAACCAACACCCTCATCTGAACCCTCAATCAGCGCCTTCAATTGCCCCATCTGCTATGCGCAGCGGTCCGCCCGCCGCCGGTGATTATGGCCTCGGTAACAAGGGCGATACCTACAAGGGTCAGGTTTTCTATAACGAGGATGGAGATTTCACTGGTATGCTCGATGGAGAACttgccaaggacaagaagatcGAAACCAAGCCCCTAACCTTTGGCCGACGGGCTTGGATTGGTTTTGTTTGGGCCTTGACTTTCTGGATTCCTTCGCCTCTTCTCAAGTTTATCGGCCGCATGCGACGACCTGATGTCCGCATGGCTTGGCGTGAAAAGTTTGTCCTGTTCTTCAttatcctcctcctcaacggTATGATCATCTTCTGGATTATCGGTTTTGGAAAGCTTTTATGTCCCAATGCCGACAAGGCATGGAACGTCAAGGAGGTTGCTGGTCAtgcagaagatgaagacgctTTCTGGGTTGCCATTTTTGGCAAGGTTTACGACATCACCGACTTCTGGCGACAGCAGCACAGTGATACCAGCATCAAGACCACCAAGACGAACATGTTGCCTCTTGCTGGTATGGTTATGGACAACTACTTCATGCCTCCCCTCAACAGAGCCTGCAGAGGCCTTGGCATCAAGGAGACCGTCCAGCTCACCTACAACGAGACTCTCACTAACCCGCTTGCTCAACATATCTCTGGTTTCTACACTCGTGACCGTACTAGTGCTCTTAATGATCCTGACTGGTTCTGGCAGAAGTTCCAGCCCAAGATCAAGGAGTACTACCACGGTGACCTCGTTTGGAAAGAGAGCACTGTCAAGAGCCAGGGTGAAGGTAGCGAGCAACACCCATGGGCCATGTACGGTAACCAGGTTTACGACCTTACCGACTACTTCAACACTCTGGATGTCAACGACAACTTCGATACGTACAAGTTCCTTAACCAAGATATGGTCAACTTGTGGAAGAACAGCCCCGGCACCAATATCAAGAACGATCTTGACTCTCTCATCGCCAACGCAAAGAACGAAACTGTGGCCGCCAACCTTAAGAACAGTTGGACCTGTATTCAGAACATTGCGTTCAAGGGTATCACCGATTTCCGTGACTCTCCCCGATGCCGAGTCAACAATTGGCTCCTTTTGGCTTTCGCTATCATTATCTGTATCGTTACCGCTGTCAAGTTCCTCGCTGCTCTACAATTCGGTTCCAAGCGACGTCCTTCGCCCCAGGATAAGTTCGTTATCTGCCAGGTGCCCGTCTACACTGAGGGTGAAGATTCTCTTAGAAAGGCACTGGACTCATTGACTGCTCTTCAGTATGATAACAAGCGCAAACTTATCTGCGTCATCTGTGATGGTGTCGTCGTTGGTCAAGGCAACGATCGTCCTACACCCAAGATTGTCCTCGACATTCTCGGTGTTGATCCCAAGGTTGATCCTCCCGCGCTTCCCTTCAAATCTGTTGGCAACAGTGCTGAGCAGCTCAACTACGGCAAGGTTTACTCTGGTTTGTACGAGTTTGAAGGCAACGTGGTTCCTTATATCGTTGTCGTCAAGGTTGGCAAGGAGTCTGAACAATCCAAGTCTAAGCCTGGTAACCGTGGAAAGCGTGACTCCCAGATTCTCCTCATGAGCTTCCTCAACCGCGTCCACCACCGCGCTCCTATGTCTCCTCTCGAGCTCGAGATGTTCCATCAGGTCAACAACATCATTGGTGTGGATCCTGAATTGTATGAGTACCTTCTCATGGTTGATGCCGATACCTGCGTTGAGGAAGACTCCCTGAACCGTCTTGTTGCCGCCTGTGCTCACGATGCCAAGATTGCTGGTATTTGTGGTGAAACCGCACTGGAGAACGATGAAAAGACTTGGTGGACCATGATCCAAGTTTACGAGTACTTCATTTCTCATCACCTTGCCAAGGCCTTTGAGTCTCTCTTTGGCAGTGTTACTTGTTTGCCTGGATG TTTTACCATGTACCGTCTCCGAAGCGTTGATAAGGGCAAGCCCCTCATTATCTCTGATGGTGTCATTAAAGATTACAGCGTTTGCGATGTCGACACCCTCCACAAGAAGAACCTGTTGTCTCTTGGTGAGGATCGTTATCTTACCACCCTGATGACCAAGTACTTCCCCGAGATGTCCTACAAGTTTATTCCTGATGCTCAGTGTAAGACTGCTGCTCCTGAATCTTGGAGTGTTTTGTTGTCTCAACGTCGACGATGGATCAACTCGACCATCCACAACCTGGTTGAACTTATGCAACTCAAGGAGCTCTGTGGTTTCTGCTGTTTCAGTATGCGCTTCGTTGTGTTCATCGATCTTTGCGGTACTATCATTCTCCCCTCTACTACCGTCTACATTGGTTACCTCATCTACATTCTGGCAACCGGCACTGGACCTATTCCATACATTTCTCTTGCTATGATTGCTGCCGTCTATGGTCTCCAGgctctcatcttcatcctcaagaGACAGTGGCAACACATCGGATGGATGATCATCTACATCCTTGCTTTCCCTATCTACTCCTTCATCCTTCCCCTCTACTCCTTCTGGAATCAAGACAACTTCTCGTGGGGTAACACCCGTATCGTCATTGGAGAGAAGGGTGACAAGCAGGTCGTCGCTGTTGACGATGAGGGCTTCGATCCTCGCTCTATTCCTCTGCAGCGCTGGGACGACTATGCCATGGCCAACAACCTTCCCGGACGTCGCGGTGGTTACCAGGAGAAGACTGATTACTCCTACGGCGACAACTAcgagcttgatgagatcAAGTCTGTGTACTCTGCCGGTCCTCAGGGCTCTGTCTTGACTGGCATGCCCGGACGTAATACTTATATGCCTCCTTCTCCTGCTTTCAACAACGGCCGCACATCTACCATGGGCTTCCAAGAATCACCTATGCAGCACCGTCAATCCATGATGTCTATGGGCACAGGTGTCCAGGATATGCGCAGTCAGTCACCGTACCAAGATTACCCTGGCCAGCACCCCAGTGTTGCCAACTTGCGTGGCCAGGTTAATCTTTCCCCTGCTACCGGTGGTGGTCACAGCAGGTCAGGCACTGCTCTGGGCTTCAGCAGTGGCTCCCGCTCTCCTATGCCCGATGCCATGCGATCGCAGTCATCATTTGACTTCCAGCATGGACAGGGTGGCCCCACTGATATGGCTATCGTTGAGTCAATCCGCTCTGTCCTCTGCGAGGTTGATCTCGATACCGTGACTAAGAAGCAAGTTCGCGCTCTGGTGGAACAACGTCTCCAGACCGAGCTTGTTGGTGAGCGACGCACGTTCATGGATCGACAGATCGACCATGAGCTCGAGAACATGTGA